Proteins from a genomic interval of Capsicum annuum cultivar UCD-10X-F1 chromosome 4, UCD10Xv1.1, whole genome shotgun sequence:
- the LOC107857043 gene encoding caffeoylshikimate esterase, producing MEENQTKSPQQPLLHYWGNTPEQEYYNLQGIKSTKSFFTSPRGLKLFTRSWVPSTPTPPHGVIFMIHGYGNDISWTFQATPIHLAKNGFACFALDLEGHGQSQGLKAYVPNLDLVIDDCLCFFNFVMTQNLEFQDLPKFLFGESMGGAICLLIHLKRPKEFKGGILIAPMCKISDKVKPKWPIPQFLTIVARFAPTLAIVPTADLMEKSVKVEEKRVIGGMNPNRYFGKPRLGTVVELLRVTDYVSSKLCDVDFPFLVLHGSADVVTDPEVSRELYKLAKSSDKTLKIYDGMMHSLLFGETDENVEIVRADILAWLNDRC from the coding sequence ATGGaggaaaaccaaaccaaatctcCTCAACAACCCCTTCTCCATTACTGGGGCAACACTCCAGAACAAGAATACTATAATCTCCAAGGCATCAAATCTACCAAATCCTTTTTCACTTCACCAAGAGGCTTAAAGCTTTTCACTAGATCATGGGTACCCTCAACCCCTACCCCACCTCATGGTGTCATTTTTATGATCCATGGTTATGGTAATGACATTAGTTGGACCTTTCAAGCAACCCCAATTCACTTAGCAAAGAATGGTTTTGCTTGTTTTGCACTTGATCTTGAAGGACATGGACAATCACAAGGTCTTAAAGCTTATGTACCAAATCTTGATTTAGTTATTGATGATTGCTTgtgttttttcaattttgttatgACCCAAAATCTTGAATTTCAAGATTTGCCTAAATTCTTGTTTGGTGAGTCAATGGGTGGTGCAATTTGTCTTTTGATTCATTTAAAAAGGCCTAAGGAGTTTAAAGGTGGAATCTTGATAGCCCCCATGTGTAAAATTTCAGATAAAGTTAAACCAAAATGGCCAATTCCTCAATTTTTGACTATTGTTGCAAGATTTGCACCTACTTTGGCTATTGTACCAACAGCTGATTTGATGGAAAAATCTgttaaagttgaagaaaagagGGTTATTGGTGGGATGAATCCTAATAGGTATTTTGGGAAGCCAAGATTAGGTACTGTTGTCGAACTTTTACGCGTGACAGATTATGTTAGTAGTAAATTGTGTGATGTTGATTTCCCATTTTTGGTGTTACATGGGAGTGCTGATGTTGTTACTGATCCAGAAGTGAGTAGGGAGTTGTATAAATTGGCTAAAAGTAGTGACAAGACTTTGAAGATTTATGATGGTATGATGCATTCTTTGTTGTTTGGTGAGACTGATGAAAACGTTGAGATAGTTCGTGCTGATATATTGGCGTGGTTGAATGATAGATGCTGA